One Halobaculum sp. CBA1158 DNA segment encodes these proteins:
- a CDS encoding HalX domain-containing protein, producing MSEDTDADESAASEDPPVVFVVEDEPDLADLYAAWLGTDYDVRSAYGGHEALEELSDDIDVILLDRRMPGLSGDEVLDEVRDRGIDARVAMVTAVEPDFDIVAMGFDDYLVKPVTREALLDTVEGLYSRSAYDSRMQEFFAVSSKMAVLESEKGRAALEESEEYAELEARAAELREELDEDVSGFGEDEFERAFRDVGGEPADPDEIDDDEDLFDDGDFEDL from the coding sequence ATGAGCGAGGACACCGACGCCGACGAGTCCGCCGCGAGCGAGGACCCACCGGTGGTGTTCGTGGTCGAGGACGAGCCGGATCTGGCGGATCTGTACGCCGCCTGGCTGGGTACTGACTACGACGTGCGTAGCGCCTACGGCGGTCACGAGGCGCTGGAGGAACTCTCCGACGACATCGACGTGATCCTCCTCGATCGGCGGATGCCGGGGCTGTCGGGCGACGAGGTGCTCGACGAGGTTCGCGATCGCGGCATCGACGCCCGCGTCGCGATGGTCACGGCCGTCGAGCCGGACTTCGACATCGTCGCGATGGGGTTCGACGACTACCTCGTCAAGCCCGTCACCCGCGAGGCGCTGTTGGACACCGTCGAGGGGCTGTACAGCCGCTCGGCGTACGACTCGCGGATGCAGGAGTTCTTCGCCGTCAGCTCGAAGATGGCCGTCCTGGAGTCCGAGAAGGGCCGCGCCGCCCTCGAGGAGTCCGAGGAGTACGCGGAGTTGGAGGCCCGCGCCGCAGAGCTTCGGGAGGAACTCGACGAGGACGTCTCCGGCTTCGGCGAGGACGAGTTCGAACGGGCGTTTCGCGACGTGGGGGGCGAGCCCGCGGACCCGGACGAGATCGACGACGACGAGGACCTGTTCGACGACGGCGACTTCGAGGACCTCTGA
- a CDS encoding DUF5794 domain-containing protein, giving the protein MSTSAHPIALRLERRVGGATRLLATVMALPLVDGIFPALVIAGALTVPFGIIETGLLIFGGSATMAVVLAEMEGTPREKATSVLALGVVLVPVAMAEAALAETIQSMLNTEVFHRFAGLVILAVAAKTASAEIGEYLPSPGAIIGLGLLASFQPTGAELVVSMDPGLLVRAGAAAGVGVGFALSIALAGEHLRDRVDIDRFRFGSAVALGILALSVLGLLPTEQPVALGVLCVTGLFSYDPKSEAAGDATADSDSDGPPAPGATDDVADAPSTPAGVTTDGGGEVPDTDDVPASGAAADDATDTAPPTAPAPAAGIDPVDSGSTPDAGEDEDDANDADGQSREPWL; this is encoded by the coding sequence GTGAGCACCTCAGCACACCCCATCGCGCTCCGCCTGGAGCGACGCGTGGGCGGGGCGACTCGGCTGCTGGCGACGGTGATGGCGCTCCCGCTGGTCGACGGCATCTTCCCCGCGCTCGTCATCGCGGGCGCGCTCACGGTCCCGTTCGGCATCATCGAGACCGGCCTGCTCATCTTCGGCGGATCGGCGACGATGGCGGTCGTCCTCGCCGAGATGGAGGGCACGCCGCGGGAGAAGGCGACGTCCGTGCTCGCGCTCGGCGTCGTCCTCGTTCCGGTGGCGATGGCGGAGGCCGCCCTCGCCGAGACGATCCAGAGCATGCTGAACACCGAGGTGTTCCACCGCTTCGCCGGCCTCGTGATACTCGCGGTTGCGGCCAAGACGGCCAGCGCCGAGATCGGCGAGTACCTCCCGAGCCCTGGTGCGATCATCGGGCTCGGTCTGCTGGCGTCGTTCCAGCCCACCGGCGCGGAGTTGGTCGTCTCGATGGACCCGGGACTGCTCGTCCGCGCCGGCGCGGCCGCCGGCGTCGGCGTCGGCTTCGCGCTGTCGATCGCGCTGGCGGGCGAGCACCTCCGCGACCGCGTCGACATCGACCGCTTCCGCTTCGGTTCGGCGGTCGCGCTGGGTATCCTCGCGCTGTCGGTGCTGGGACTGCTCCCGACCGAACAGCCCGTCGCGCTGGGCGTGCTCTGCGTCACCGGGCTGTTCTCCTACGACCCGAAGTCGGAGGCCGCCGGCGACGCCACCGCCGACTCCGACTCGGACGGGCCGCCTGCACCGGGCGCGACCGACGACGTCGCCGACGCGCCGTCGACGCCGGCCGGCGTGACGACCGACGGCGGCGGCGAGGTACCCGATACGGACGACGTGCCCGCCTCCGGCGCGGCGGCCGACGACGCCACCGATACCGCCCCGCCGACCGCGCCGGCACCGGCGGCCGGAATCGACCCCGTCGACTCGGGGTCGACGCCTGACGCCGGCGAGGACGAGGACGACGCGAACGACGCCGACGGTCAGTCGCGCGAGCCCTGGCTGTAA
- a CDS encoding DUF5795 family protein has product MSNRVVEGRMVTPKRLAELVEGGSVMDAEDIEDADRDCPDCGGDVLSVGYMPSVTEFVTAYKCQDCEWGETDRE; this is encoded by the coding sequence ATGAGCAACCGCGTCGTCGAGGGACGCATGGTGACGCCGAAGCGACTCGCGGAGTTGGTCGAGGGCGGGTCGGTGATGGACGCCGAGGACATCGAGGACGCCGACCGCGACTGCCCCGACTGCGGCGGCGACGTGCTCTCGGTAGGGTACATGCCCAGCGTCACGGAGTTCGTCACCGCCTACAAGTGTCAGGACTGCGAGTGGGGGGAGACCGACCGCGAGTGA
- a CDS encoding DUF5615 family PIN-like protein — translation MPLTLRLLFDEDTEKQFARLCERDGHDVERVVDVPELGDGAKDPDVRAYGRRENRIIVCHDDDHTQVSTDEHAGVFHIPEQRLSSFDQYRILSAVCKSYPNCESLQPVVYLTQDWL, via the coding sequence GTGCCGCTGACGCTGCGCCTGTTGTTCGACGAGGACACCGAGAAGCAGTTCGCACGGCTGTGCGAGCGCGACGGTCACGACGTCGAGCGCGTCGTCGACGTGCCGGAACTGGGCGACGGCGCGAAGGACCCCGACGTTCGCGCCTACGGCCGTCGCGAGAACCGGATCATCGTCTGCCACGACGACGACCACACCCAGGTTTCCACCGACGAGCACGCCGGCGTGTTCCACATCCCCGAGCAGCGTCTCTCGTCGTTCGACCAGTATCGGATCCTCTCCGCGGTTTGCAAGTCGTACCCGAACTGCGAGAGCCTCCAGCCGGTCGTCTATCTGACCCAGGACTGGCTGTAA
- the guaB gene encoding IMP dehydrogenase yields MANDDHGGGQFSRKLEVPTALTFDDVLLRPKESRVEPDEADVSTRVSTNVELTIPVLSAAMDTVTESGLAIAMAREGGLGVLHRNMSVEETVAEVERVKRADELVIRRENVVTASPDQPVREVDAMMEYEGVSGAPVVDDDDRVLGIISGTDIRPYLEVGESDAVREAMTDEVITAGEDVDARAALELMYDHKIERVPVVDDDDRLVGLVTMQGVLARREHTDAARDDEGALRIGVAVGPFEEERAVAADDAGADVLFIDCAHAHNLNVLDSAEAIKAEVDADVVVGNVGTREAAEAAVEFADGLKVGIGPGSICTTRVVSGAGMPQITAVAQVADVAQRHDVPVIADGGIRYSGDAIKAIAAGADAVMLGSYFAGTDEAPGRVITMNGKRYKQYRGMGSVGAMSEGGGDRYLKDAEEDEEFVPEGVEAATPYKGPLSSELHQLVGGMRSGMGYVGAETLPGFKQRAEFVRVSQAGQTEGHPHDVTITDEAPNYSPE; encoded by the coding sequence ATGGCGAACGACGATCACGGCGGCGGTCAGTTCTCGCGGAAACTCGAGGTACCGACGGCGCTGACGTTCGACGACGTCCTGCTTCGACCCAAGGAGAGCCGGGTGGAACCCGACGAGGCGGACGTGTCGACGCGCGTGTCCACCAACGTCGAGTTGACGATCCCGGTGCTCTCGGCGGCGATGGACACCGTCACCGAGTCCGGATTGGCCATCGCGATGGCCCGCGAGGGCGGCCTCGGCGTGCTCCACCGCAACATGAGCGTCGAGGAGACGGTCGCGGAGGTCGAGCGCGTCAAGCGCGCCGACGAACTCGTGATCCGTCGCGAGAACGTCGTGACGGCCTCCCCCGACCAGCCCGTGCGCGAGGTCGACGCGATGATGGAGTACGAGGGCGTCTCGGGCGCGCCCGTCGTCGACGATGACGACCGCGTGCTGGGCATCATCTCGGGCACCGACATCCGGCCGTACCTGGAGGTCGGCGAGTCCGACGCCGTCCGCGAGGCGATGACCGACGAGGTCATCACCGCCGGCGAGGACGTCGACGCCCGGGCGGCCCTGGAGCTGATGTACGACCACAAGATCGAACGCGTACCCGTCGTCGACGACGACGACCGCCTCGTGGGGCTGGTCACGATGCAGGGCGTGCTCGCGCGGCGCGAGCACACCGACGCCGCCCGCGACGACGAGGGCGCGCTCCGCATCGGCGTCGCCGTCGGTCCGTTCGAGGAGGAGCGCGCCGTCGCCGCCGACGACGCCGGGGCTGACGTCCTGTTCATCGACTGCGCGCACGCCCACAACCTCAACGTCCTCGACTCCGCGGAGGCGATCAAAGCCGAGGTCGACGCCGACGTGGTCGTCGGCAACGTCGGCACCCGGGAGGCCGCCGAGGCCGCCGTCGAGTTCGCCGACGGCCTCAAGGTCGGCATCGGCCCGGGCTCGATCTGTACCACGCGCGTCGTGAGCGGCGCGGGGATGCCGCAGATCACCGCGGTGGCGCAGGTGGCCGACGTGGCCCAGCGCCACGACGTTCCCGTCATCGCCGACGGCGGTATCCGCTACTCCGGCGACGCGATCAAGGCGATCGCCGCCGGCGCGGACGCTGTGATGCTCGGGTCGTACTTCGCGGGCACCGACGAGGCCCCCGGCCGCGTCATCACGATGAACGGCAAGCGCTACAAGCAGTACCGCGGCATGGGCTCGGTCGGTGCGATGTCGGAGGGCGGCGGCGACCGCTACCTCAAGGACGCCGAGGAGGACGAGGAGTTCGTCCCCGAGGGCGTCGAGGCGGCGACGCCGTACAAGGGGCCGCTCTCCTCGGAACTGCACCAGCTCGTCGGCGGCATGCGCTCGGGAATGGGCTACGTCGGGGCGGAGACCCTGCCCGGCTTCAAGCAGCGCGCCGAGTTCGTCCGCGTCTCCCAGGCGGGCCAGACCGAGGGCCACCCCCACGACGTGACGATCACGGACGAGGCCCCGAACTACTCGCCCGAGTAA